Proteins from a genomic interval of Bradyrhizobium sp. CCBAU 53340:
- a CDS encoding biotin transporter BioY: MWPTRPGESVGALRAVVLIALGSALMALSAKVSLPLPYVPMTLQTLVVLMIGAAYGWRLGSATMVAYLAEGAMGLPVFAGPIGGIAPLVGPTAGYLYGFVLAALVIGWFAERGWDRHIMLLFAAMAIGHLVIFVAGFSWLAYGIGLGATKAWMVGVAPFIAASVVKNALGAALLPAARRIVDRRG, translated from the coding sequence ATGTGGCCGACCCGACCGGGTGAGTCCGTCGGTGCCTTGCGCGCCGTCGTCCTGATCGCGCTCGGTTCCGCGCTGATGGCGCTGTCGGCCAAGGTGAGTCTGCCGCTGCCCTATGTGCCCATGACGTTGCAGACGCTGGTCGTGCTGATGATCGGCGCGGCCTATGGTTGGCGCCTTGGCAGCGCAACCATGGTCGCCTACCTCGCCGAAGGTGCGATGGGGCTGCCGGTGTTCGCTGGTCCGATCGGCGGAATTGCACCGCTTGTCGGCCCGACCGCAGGTTATCTCTACGGCTTCGTGCTGGCCGCCTTGGTCATCGGTTGGTTCGCCGAACGCGGTTGGGATCGCCATATCATGCTGCTTTTTGCGGCGATGGCGATTGGACATCTGGTCATCTTCGTGGCCGGCTTCAGCTGGCTGGCCTACGGCATCGGCCTCGGCGCAACCAAGGCCTGGATGGTCGGCGTTGCGCCGTTCATCGCCGCCTCGGTCGTCAAGAATGCGCTCGGCGCTGCGCTGCTCCCGGCGGCGCGCCGGATCGTCGACCGCCGCGGCTAG